A stretch of Gemmobacter fulvus DNA encodes these proteins:
- a CDS encoding circularly permuted type 2 ATP-grasp protein — protein sequence MSVAAASASLPALLARYAPQPGVADELFDRDGRMRPVWVPFITQLAALSPDEVAARFARGNQYLRDAGVYFRQYSRGPTQERDWPLSHVPVLMAEAEWDGICGGLAQRADLLERVMADLYGPATLVRDGHLPASLVARNPQWLRPLVGVQPRSGHFLHHIAFEIGRSPDGSWFVLGDRTQAPSGSGFALENRMATTRIFSDPFPRANVRRLAGFFRAFREAMVGLSGESGRRMAMLTPGPNNDTYYEHTYIARYLGLTLLEGEDLILRDGEAMVRTVRGLEPLGLLWRRIDSEFADPLELNEGSQIGTPGLIEALRGGSLTLINALGTGVLEARAMMAFLPKIAQVLLGEPLKMPNIATWWCGQQAERAYVEANAARMMIGRALDYDLPFAMGAETAMGHTTPAAPDHAALVGQEAVTLSTTPVWHEGHLVPRPMTVRVFAARTESGWTFMPGGYARIGLSPDVTALAMQAGGSVADVWVVAAKPVPQDSLVMQGSFERAPPGILPSRAADNLYWLGRYVERTEGAIRLLRAYHLRLAETDDAQDPRLIELAGFLAGLGMPLEDRAVPDALMGLIWAAQGSAAKVRDRFSPDGWGALADMAKSAQKLSDKVAAGADAAHAMSILLRKISGFSGLVHENMYHFAGWRFLSLGRAQERADGLLLMLATFADADAAPGALDIAIEVGDSVMTHQRRYRFGPSRDTVLDLLVLDENNPRAVLYQIAAMRDHLDKLPQAGRGGRLTPLERALLTLDTELRVAGPSDLGTDQIAALRLRLGEVFDLLTATYLR from the coding sequence ATGAGCGTCGCGGCGGCCAGTGCCTCTCTGCCTGCCCTGCTGGCGCGATATGCGCCACAACCGGGCGTGGCCGACGAACTGTTCGACCGCGACGGGCGGATGCGCCCGGTCTGGGTGCCGTTCATCACCCAGCTTGCAGCGCTGTCACCCGATGAGGTGGCGGCGCGCTTTGCCCGGGGCAATCAGTATCTGCGCGATGCGGGCGTCTATTTCCGCCAATATTCCCGTGGCCCGACGCAGGAACGCGACTGGCCGCTGAGCCATGTGCCGGTGCTGATGGCCGAAGCGGAATGGGATGGCATCTGTGGCGGCCTTGCGCAACGGGCCGATCTGCTGGAACGGGTGATGGCCGATCTTTATGGCCCGGCCACACTGGTGCGCGACGGGCATCTGCCCGCCAGCCTTGTGGCGCGCAATCCGCAATGGCTGCGCCCGCTGGTCGGGGTGCAGCCACGCTCGGGCCATTTTCTGCACCATATCGCCTTCGAGATCGGGCGCTCGCCCGATGGATCGTGGTTCGTGCTGGGCGACCGGACGCAGGCGCCCTCCGGCTCCGGCTTCGCGCTGGAAAACCGCATGGCGACGACGCGCATCTTTTCCGACCCGTTCCCCCGCGCCAATGTGCGGCGGCTGGCCGGGTTCTTCCGCGCCTTCCGCGAGGCAATGGTGGGCCTGTCGGGCGAAAGCGGACGGCGCATGGCGATGCTGACGCCCGGCCCTAACAACGACACCTATTACGAACATACCTATATCGCGCGTTATCTGGGGCTGACCCTGCTGGAGGGCGAAGACCTGATCTTGCGCGATGGCGAGGCGATGGTGCGCACCGTGCGCGGGCTGGAGCCGCTGGGCCTGCTGTGGCGGCGGATCGACAGCGAATTTGCCGATCCGCTGGAGCTGAACGAAGGGTCGCAGATCGGCACGCCCGGCCTGATCGAAGCCTTGCGCGGCGGTTCGCTGACCCTGATCAACGCGCTTGGCACCGGCGTGCTGGAAGCCCGCGCCATGATGGCCTTCCTGCCGAAAATCGCGCAGGTCTTGTTGGGCGAGCCGCTGAAGATGCCCAATATCGCAACCTGGTGGTGCGGGCAGCAGGCAGAACGCGCCTATGTCGAGGCGAATGCCGCCCGCATGATGATTGGCCGGGCGCTGGACTATGATCTGCCCTTTGCCATGGGCGCGGAGACCGCGATGGGGCATACCACCCCTGCGGCCCCGGATCATGCGGCCTTGGTCGGGCAAGAGGCGGTCACACTCTCTACCACCCCGGTCTGGCACGAAGGGCATCTGGTGCCGCGCCCGATGACGGTGCGGGTGTTCGCGGCCCGCACCGAAAGCGGCTGGACCTTCATGCCCGGCGGCTATGCCCGGATCGGCCTCAGCCCTGATGTGACGGCCCTTGCCATGCAGGCGGGCGGCTCGGTTGCCGATGTCTGGGTGGTGGCCGCCAAGCCGGTGCCGCAGGATTCGCTGGTGATGCAGGGCAGTTTTGAACGCGCGCCGCCCGGCATTCTGCCATCGCGCGCCGCCGACAACCTCTATTGGCTGGGGCGTTATGTAGAGCGGACCGAAGGCGCGATCCGGCTGCTGCGCGCCTATCACCTGCGGCTGGCCGAAACCGACGATGCGCAGGATCCGCGCCTGATCGAACTTGCGGGCTTTCTGGCCGGGCTGGGCATGCCGCTGGAAGACCGCGCCGTGCCCGATGCGCTGATGGGGCTGATCTGGGCCGCGCAAGGGTCGGCGGCCAAGGTGCGCGACCGCTTTTCACCGGATGGCTGGGGCGCGCTGGCCGATATGGCAAAGTCGGCGCAGAAACTGTCTGACAAGGTGGCGGCGGGCGCGGATGCCGCCCATGCCATGAGCATCCTGCTGCGCAAGATCAGCGGATTTTCCGGGCTTGTGCATGAAAACATGTATCATTTCGCAGGCTGGCGCTTCCTGAGCCTTGGCCGCGCCCAGGAACGCGCCGATGGGCTGCTGCTGATGCTGGCAACCTTTGCCGATGCCGATGCCGCCCCCGGTGCGCTGGATATTGCCATCGAGGTGGGCGACAGCGTGATGACGCATCAGCGGCGCTATCGCTTTGGTCCCAGCCGCGACACCGTGCTGGATCTGCTGGTGCTGGATGAAAACAATCCGCGCGCGGTGCTGTATCAGATCGCCGCGATGCGCGACCATCTGGACAAGCTGCCCCAGGCGGGCCGGGGTGGGCGGCTGACCCCACTGGAACGGGCGCTGCTGACGCTGGACACCGAATTGCGCGTGGCCGGGCCGTCGGATCTGGGCACCGATCAGATCGCGGCGCTGCGGCTGCGGCTGGGCGAGGTGTTCGATCTGCTGACCGCCACCTATCTGCGGTAA
- a CDS encoding transglutaminase family protein: MLYDIRLTIDYSYQSASDHVRNSLRLLPSDGPNQRILSRLLTITPAPDERRDGVDFFGNATTAIAWHDPIDTISLHLRARAERQSAEAPDVSPPRAALAEELAQVQDIGPASPLHFLGPSPRIAPDAAISGFAVAAVAQAQTTRATVEVLGQALFKAMVYDAEATDVNTPPAEAFAERHGVCQDFAQVMIAGLRHLGVPAGYVSGFLRTYPPEGQPRLEGVDAMHAWVTAWCGAAQGWCEYDPTNGQFAGTDYISVAYGRDYGDVAPVKGAIRTAGGQDSTQSVDVIPLT; the protein is encoded by the coding sequence ATGCTGTATGACATCCGCCTGACCATCGACTACAGCTATCAGAGCGCGTCGGATCATGTGCGCAACAGCCTGCGCCTGCTGCCCTCTGACGGGCCGAACCAGCGCATCCTGTCGCGCCTGCTGACCATCACCCCCGCCCCGGACGAGCGGCGCGATGGCGTGGATTTCTTCGGCAATGCCACCACGGCGATTGCCTGGCATGACCCGATCGACACGATCAGCCTGCATCTGCGCGCCCGCGCCGAGCGGCAGAGCGCCGAGGCACCGGATGTCTCGCCGCCGCGCGCGGCCTTGGCCGAGGAACTGGCGCAGGTGCAGGATATCGGCCCGGCCTCGCCGCTGCATTTCCTTGGCCCCTCGCCGCGCATCGCGCCGGATGCCGCGATCAGCGGCTTTGCGGTGGCCGCGGTGGCGCAGGCCCAGACAACCCGCGCCACGGTCGAGGTGCTGGGGCAGGCGCTGTTCAAGGCGATGGTCTATGACGCCGAGGCCACCGATGTGAACACCCCACCCGCCGAGGCTTTTGCCGAACGGCATGGCGTGTGCCAGGATTTTGCGCAGGTGATGATTGCCGGGCTGCGGCATCTGGGCGTGCCTGCGGGCTATGTGTCGGGCTTTCTGCGCACCTATCCGCCCGAAGGCCAGCCCCGGCTGGAAGGCGTGGATGCGATGCACGCCTGGGTGACGGCCTGGTGCGGCGCGGCGCAGGGCTGGTGCGAATATGATCCGACCAATGGCCAGTTTGCCGGAACCGATTACATCAGCGTGGCCTATGGTCGCGACTATGGCGATGTGGCCCCGGTCAAGGGCGCGATCCGCACGGCGGGCGGGCAGGACAGCACCCAAAGCGTCGATGTGATCCCGCTGACATGA
- a CDS encoding ABC transporter substrate-binding protein encodes MKRRHFFGATAALAMAASLGTAAMAQDKTYVIGVSIPSATHGFMGGLNWHAQQTIDRLEAAYPQLDFVLATAGEPGKQVDDIEDMLATRNIDGLVVLPFESEPLTSPVKAVKDAGKWVTVVDRGLAQEGIEDLYVAGDNTAFGRVAGEFFKGNLKSGAKIVVLRGIPTTLDNERVEAFEAALEGSGVEILDKQHGNWNRDDAFTVMQDYLSKYPQIDAVWAADDDMAVGVLEAIAQSGREKEMWVVGGAGMKEIIKRIMDKDPQLPANVTYPPALISSAIEMTALRFVSDTPVYGRFIIGSTLITPENAERFYFPDSPF; translated from the coding sequence ATGAAACGCAGGCATTTCTTTGGCGCAACCGCAGCCCTTGCCATGGCCGCCAGCCTTGGCACCGCTGCCATGGCACAGGACAAGACCTATGTGATCGGCGTGTCGATCCCCTCGGCCACGCATGGTTTCATGGGCGGGCTGAACTGGCACGCGCAACAGACCATCGACCGTCTGGAAGCGGCCTATCCGCAGCTCGATTTCGTGCTGGCCACGGCGGGGGAGCCGGGCAAGCAGGTCGATGACATCGAGGATATGCTGGCCACCCGCAACATCGACGGGCTGGTGGTGCTGCCGTTCGAATCCGAACCGCTGACCAGCCCGGTCAAGGCGGTGAAGGATGCGGGCAAATGGGTCACGGTGGTGGACCGCGGGCTGGCCCAGGAAGGCATCGAAGATCTGTATGTCGCGGGCGACAACACCGCCTTTGGCCGCGTTGCCGGTGAATTCTTCAAGGGCAATCTGAAAAGCGGGGCCAAGATCGTCGTGCTGCGCGGCATCCCCACCACGCTCGACAATGAGCGGGTCGAGGCGTTCGAGGCGGCGCTGGAAGGCTCGGGCGTGGAAATCCTCGACAAGCAGCACGGCAACTGGAACCGCGACGACGCCTTTACCGTGATGCAGGATTACCTGTCGAAATACCCGCAGATTGATGCGGTCTGGGCGGCGGATGACGATATGGCTGTGGGTGTGCTGGAAGCCATCGCCCAGTCGGGCCGCGAAAAGGAAATGTGGGTCGTCGGCGGTGCGGGGATGAAGGAAATCATCAAACGCATCATGGACAAGGATCCGCAGCTGCCGGCCAACGTCACCTATCCGCCGGCGCTGATCTCTTCGGCCATCGAAATGACGGCGCTGCGCTTTGTGTCGGATACGCCGGTCTATGGGCGCTTCATCATCGGCTCCACGCTGATCACGCCTGAAAACGCCGAGCGGTTCTACTTCCCCGACAGCCCGTTCTAA
- a CDS encoding ABC transporter permease, with translation MSDTAMPTAQTRKLSLSTLGPLAALIVLVVLGAFLNDNFLSSGNITNVLARSAFIGMIAVGMTFVITSGGLDLSVGSMAAFIAGMMIMAMNALIPLMGIGVPLILAGMVVALVCGLLAGLGNGLLITRARIEPFIVTLGTMGIFRSLVTWLADGGTLSLNFEARELYRPVYYSGLFGIAWPILVFALVAVLGELAMRHTRFGRYCEAIGSNDKVARYSAVKVERMQLYTYVALGLLVGLATIMYVPRLGSASGSTGTLWELEAIAAVIIGGTALKGGYGRVWGTVVGVIILSLIDNILNLADLVSPYLNGAIQGVIIVLAVVLQREKSSADGR, from the coding sequence ATGTCTGACACCGCAATGCCCACTGCGCAGACGCGCAAACTTTCGCTTTCCACCCTTGGGCCCTTGGCCGCGCTGATCGTGCTGGTGGTGCTGGGGGCCTTTCTGAACGACAATTTCCTGTCCTCGGGCAATATCACCAATGTGCTGGCGCGGTCGGCCTTCATCGGCATGATCGCGGTGGGCATGACCTTCGTCATCACCTCGGGCGGGCTGGATCTGTCGGTCGGGTCGATGGCGGCCTTCATCGCGGGCATGATGATCATGGCGATGAACGCGCTGATCCCGCTGATGGGCATCGGCGTGCCGCTGATCCTGGCGGGCATGGTGGTGGCGCTGGTCTGCGGCCTGCTGGCCGGGCTGGGCAATGGCCTGCTGATCACCCGCGCGCGGATCGAGCCGTTCATCGTGACGCTGGGCACCATGGGGATCTTCCGCTCGCTCGTGACCTGGCTGGCCGATGGCGGAACGCTCAGCCTCAACTTCGAGGCGCGCGAGCTGTATCGCCCGGTCTATTACAGCGGCTTGTTCGGCATCGCCTGGCCGATCCTTGTGTTTGCGCTGGTGGCGGTGCTGGGCGAGTTGGCCATGCGGCACACCCGTTTTGGCCGCTATTGCGAGGCGATCGGCTCGAACGACAAGGTGGCGCGCTATTCGGCGGTCAAGGTCGAACGGATGCAGCTTTACACCTATGTGGCGCTCGGGCTGCTGGTTGGCCTTGCCACCATCATGTATGTGCCCCGCCTCGGCTCGGCCTCGGGGTCCACCGGCACCCTGTGGGAGCTGGAGGCGATTGCCGCCGTGATCATCGGCGGCACCGCGCTGAAGGGTGGCTATGGCCGGGTCTGGGGGACGGTGGTCGGCGTGATCATCCTCAGCCTCATCGACAATATCCTCAATCTAGCCGACCTGGTGTCGCCCTATCTGAATGGCGCCATCCAAGGGGTCATCATCGTCCTCGCCGTTGTGTTGCAGCGCGAGAAATCATCCGCCGACGGGCGGTAA
- a CDS encoding sugar ABC transporter ATP-binding protein → MTPVLALSDIRKSFGPIEILHGIDFALYPGEVHALIGENGAGKSTIMKILGGFLAPTSGAVLLEGRAAPFRSGAEAEAAGVVVIHQEFNLAADLTVSENIWLGRELGGLFLDHKAMRQGTQELLDTLESRISPDARIRDLPVSDRQMVELAKALSRNARVLIMDEPSAVLTHREVQILFRQIERLRAAGVALLYTSHRLDEVSHLADRITVLRDGAVVRQALRGELSEDGMATAMVGRDLSDIFPVRRHQFGDIALEVQGFSVGTVVQDVSFALRKGEVLGISGLVGSGRTELAEGLVGLRAHQGTLRRNGQVLHIGSVSEAARHGLAYLTEDRKERGLLLDKTLRENLTLSTLPRFGSPLISRAAEEAALDTAIRAFDIRAPKRDLAVGNLSGGNQQKLLLAKTMLPDPEVVIIDEPTRGIDIGTKSQIYAFIDRLAREGRSVIVISSDMPEVLGLSDRVLVMRQGRVAGILDGAAISETAIVRLVMGTSEEAPAHV, encoded by the coding sequence ATGACCCCGGTTCTGGCGCTGTCCGACATTCGGAAAAGCTTTGGTCCGATCGAGATTCTGCATGGCATCGACTTCGCGCTGTACCCGGGCGAGGTTCATGCCCTGATCGGCGAGAATGGTGCGGGCAAATCCACCATCATGAAGATCCTCGGCGGTTTTCTGGCCCCCACCTCGGGTGCGGTGCTGCTGGAGGGGCGCGCCGCCCCGTTCCGGTCAGGGGCGGAGGCCGAGGCGGCGGGCGTGGTGGTGATCCATCAGGAATTCAATCTGGCCGCCGATCTGACCGTGTCGGAAAACATCTGGCTGGGCCGCGAATTGGGTGGGCTGTTTCTGGATCACAAAGCGATGCGGCAAGGCACGCAAGAGCTTCTGGATACGCTGGAAAGCCGGATCAGCCCGGATGCGCGGATCCGGGATCTGCCGGTTTCCGACCGGCAGATGGTGGAACTGGCCAAGGCCCTGTCGCGCAATGCGCGGGTGCTGATCATGGATGAACCTTCGGCGGTGCTGACGCATCGCGAGGTGCAGATCCTGTTCCGCCAGATCGAGCGGTTGCGCGCGGCGGGCGTGGCCCTGCTTTATACCTCGCACCGGCTGGATGAGGTCAGCCATCTGGCCGACCGGATCACGGTGCTGCGCGATGGCGCGGTGGTGCGGCAGGCGCTGCGCGGCGAGCTGTCCGAGGATGGCATGGCCACGGCGATGGTCGGGCGCGATCTGTCCGACATCTTTCCGGTCCGCCGCCACCAGTTCGGCGACATCGCGCTGGAAGTGCAGGGGTTCAGCGTAGGCACGGTGGTGCAGGATGTCAGCTTTGCCCTGCGCAAGGGCGAGGTGCTGGGCATTTCCGGCCTTGTCGGTTCAGGGCGCACCGAACTTGCCGAAGGGCTGGTGGGGCTGCGCGCGCATCAGGGCACGCTGCGGCGCAACGGGCAGGTGCTGCATATCGGCTCGGTCTCCGAGGCGGCGCGGCATGGGCTGGCCTATCTGACCGAAGACCGCAAGGAACGCGGCCTGCTGCTCGACAAGACGCTGCGCGAAAACCTTACCCTGTCGACGCTGCCGCGCTTTGGCAGCCCCCTCATTTCCCGCGCGGCGGAAGAGGCGGCGCTGGATACCGCGATCCGCGCCTTTGACATCCGCGCGCCCAAGCGCGATCTGGCAGTGGGCAACCTGTCGGGCGGCAATCAGCAAAAGCTGCTGCTGGCCAAGACCATGTTGCCCGACCCAGAGGTGGTGATCATCGACGAGCCGACCCGCGGCATCGACATCGGCACCAAAAGCCAGATCTACGCCTTTATCGACCGGCTTGCCCGCGAAGGGCGCAGCGTCATCGTGATCTCGTCCGACATGCCCGAAGTGCTGGGCCTGTCGGACCGGGTGCTGGTCATGCGGCAGGGCCGCGTCGCAGGCATCCTTGACGGTGCCGCCATTTCCGAAACCGCCATTGTCCGCCTTGTGATGGGCACCAGTGAAGAGGCCCCGGCTCATGTCTGA
- a CDS encoding Gfo/Idh/MocA family protein, whose amino-acid sequence MSAPLRLGMVGGGQGAFIGGVHRIAARLDGAFALVAGALSSTPEKSRASGAELGLDPARCYADFRAMAQREARRKDGVEAVAIVTPNHMHAGPAIEFLKRGIHVICDKPLTATMAEAKKLARVAAESKALFILTHNYTGYPMVRQARAMVARGDLGRIRLVQVEYVQDWLTEAVEATGSKQAEWRTDPARSGAGGALGDIGTHAYNLAAFVAGMEPQALAADLASFVPGRQLDDNAHVMLRYADGAKGTLWASQVAPGNENGLRLRIYGDKGGLDWGQEDPNRLWFTPFGQPRQLLTRNGAGALPENNRVSRVPAGHPEGYLEAFATIYSEAAQAIRAHQAGQALPAGVHFPTLADGLAGMRFVEACVQSARRNAAWVTL is encoded by the coding sequence ATGAGCGCGCCGCTGCGCCTTGGCATGGTGGGCGGCGGGCAGGGCGCCTTCATCGGCGGCGTGCATCGCATTGCGGCGCGTCTCGATGGCGCGTTTGCGCTGGTGGCGGGGGCGCTGTCGTCCACCCCCGAAAAATCCCGCGCTTCGGGGGCAGAGCTGGGGCTGGACCCGGCGCGTTGCTATGCGGATTTCCGCGCCATGGCGCAGCGCGAGGCCCGGCGGAAAGACGGGGTCGAGGCGGTGGCGATTGTCACGCCCAACCATATGCACGCAGGCCCCGCCATCGAATTTCTGAAGCGTGGCATTCATGTGATCTGCGACAAGCCGCTGACGGCCACCATGGCCGAGGCGAAAAAGCTGGCCAGGGTGGCCGCCGAAAGCAAGGCGCTGTTCATCCTGACCCATAATTACACCGGCTACCCGATGGTGCGGCAGGCCCGTGCGATGGTGGCGCGGGGCGATCTGGGCCGTATCCGGCTGGTGCAGGTGGAATATGTGCAGGACTGGCTGACCGAAGCGGTGGAGGCCACCGGCTCGAAACAGGCGGAATGGCGCACCGACCCGGCGCGTTCGGGGGCGGGCGGGGCTTTGGGGGATATCGGCACCCATGCCTATAACCTCGCGGCCTTTGTGGCGGGCATGGAACCGCAGGCGCTGGCCGCCGATCTGGCCAGTTTCGTGCCGGGGCGGCAGTTGGATGACAATGCCCATGTGATGCTGCGCTATGCGGATGGGGCCAAAGGCACGCTCTGGGCCAGTCAGGTGGCGCCGGGCAATGAAAACGGGCTGCGGCTGCGCATCTATGGCGACAAGGGCGGGCTGGACTGGGGGCAGGAGGATCCGAACCGGCTGTGGTTCACCCCGTTTGGCCAGCCGCGCCAGTTGCTGACCCGCAACGGTGCGGGCGCGTTGCCGGAAAACAACCGCGTCAGCCGGGTGCCCGCAGGCCACCCTGAAGGTTATCTGGAGGCTTTCGCCACCATTTACAGCGAGGCGGCACAGGCCATCCGCGCGCATCAGGCCGGGCAGGCGCTGCCTGCCGGGGTGCATTTTCCCACGCTGGCCGATGGTCTGGCTGGGATGCGCTTTGTCGAGGCCTGCGTGCAATCCGCGCGCCGCAATGCCGCCTGGGTGACGCTATGA
- a CDS encoding sugar phosphate isomerase/epimerase family protein: protein MRTIKGPGLFLAQFAGEAAPFNTWAEITRWAADCGYQGVQVPTLDARLIDLDAAAASKGYCEDWAGQALANGVAITELSTHLQGQLVAVHPAYDAMFDGFAPEALRGKPAERQLWAVDQVKKSLTVSSHLGLTAMASFSGALAWPFVYPWPQRPAGLIEEAFDELARRWRPILDHAEACGVDICYEIHPGEDLHDGDSYEMFLDRVGNHARACMLYDPSHYVLQALDYLDNLDIYASRIRMFHAKDAEFNPTGRKGVYGGYQSWLNRAGRFRSLGDGQVDFAAVFSKLAAMDFAGWAVVEWECCLKHPEDGAREGAAFVKDHIIRVTDRAFDDFAASGADRAANRRLLGLEA, encoded by the coding sequence ATGCGAACGATCAAGGGCCCCGGCCTTTTCCTTGCGCAATTCGCAGGTGAGGCTGCGCCGTTCAACACATGGGCAGAGATCACGCGCTGGGCTGCGGATTGCGGCTATCAGGGTGTGCAGGTGCCCACGCTGGATGCGCGGCTGATTGATCTGGACGCGGCGGCGGCCTCGAAGGGCTATTGCGAAGACTGGGCCGGGCAGGCCTTGGCGAATGGCGTGGCTATCACCGAATTGTCGACCCATCTTCAAGGGCAACTGGTGGCGGTGCATCCCGCCTATGATGCGATGTTCGATGGTTTCGCCCCCGAGGCGCTGCGTGGCAAACCCGCAGAGCGGCAGCTTTGGGCGGTGGATCAGGTGAAGAAATCCCTCACCGTGTCCAGCCATCTGGGCCTGACGGCGATGGCGAGCTTTTCCGGCGCACTGGCCTGGCCCTTTGTGTATCCTTGGCCGCAGCGCCCCGCCGGTCTGATCGAAGAGGCATTTGACGAACTGGCGCGCCGCTGGCGCCCGATCCTCGATCATGCCGAAGCCTGTGGCGTGGACATCTGCTATGAGATCCACCCGGGCGAAGACCTGCATGATGGCGACAGCTACGAGATGTTTCTGGACCGCGTTGGCAACCATGCCCGGGCCTGCATGCTCTATGACCCGTCGCATTATGTGCTTCAGGCGCTGGATTACCTCGACAATCTCGATATTTACGCCAGCCGCATCCGCATGTTCCACGCCAAGGATGCCGAATTCAATCCGACCGGGCGCAAGGGCGTTTACGGCGGTTATCAAAGCTGGCTGAACCGGGCCGGGCGCTTCCGCAGCCTTGGCGACGGGCAGGTGGATTTTGCTGCGGTGTTTTCCAAACTGGCGGCGATGGATTTCGCCGGCTGGGCCGTGGTCGAGTGGGAATGTTGCCTGAAACATCCCGAAGATGGCGCACGCGAGGGGGCTGCTTTTGTGAAAGACCATATCATCCGGGTGACAGACCGCGCCTTTGACGATTTTGCCGCCTCTGGGGCGGACCGCGCCGCGAATCGCCGCCTGCTGGGGCTGGAGGCATGA
- a CDS encoding LacI family DNA-binding transcriptional regulator, with amino-acid sequence MKQDRPKISDVARLAGVSTATVSRVISNPGLVSEDTRATVQEAIRASGYRLNQAARNLRHRRTGGIVALVPNLANPFFSQILSGIASVLGPAGYNLLVADTRSAGADMLLDYAEPSRADGLIVLDGTLPAAALAGRVPVVLACEWVPGLSAPRVKIDNRAAAAMAVNHLADLGHRRIGHVTGPQGNVLSDARQSGTAEALAARGLTLAPDAVYPGDFSLDSGQRAAAQWLAQPVEQRPTAVFLASDEMACGFIGEVQRHGLHVPQDVSVIGFDDIELIAHISPPLTTIRQPRAAIGRLAAERLLAQLNGQVEPDDTILPVELVLRASTAALLL; translated from the coding sequence ATGAAGCAGGACAGGCCGAAAATCAGCGATGTGGCGCGGCTCGCGGGGGTATCCACCGCGACGGTCAGCCGTGTGATCAGCAACCCCGGACTGGTGAGCGAGGACACCCGCGCCACAGTGCAAGAGGCGATCCGGGCCAGCGGCTATCGCCTCAATCAAGCCGCGCGCAATCTGCGCCACCGGCGGACCGGCGGTATCGTCGCGCTGGTGCCGAACCTTGCCAACCCGTTCTTTTCGCAGATCCTGTCCGGCATCGCCTCGGTGCTTGGGCCGGCAGGCTACAATCTGCTGGTCGCCGATACCCGCAGCGCCGGGGCCGACATGCTGCTGGACTATGCCGAACCCAGCCGCGCCGACGGGCTGATCGTGCTGGATGGCACGCTGCCTGCGGCGGCGCTGGCCGGTCGGGTGCCGGTGGTGCTGGCCTGCGAATGGGTGCCGGGCCTGTCTGCGCCGCGTGTCAAGATCGACAACCGCGCGGCAGCGGCCATGGCGGTCAACCATCTGGCCGATCTGGGGCATCGGCGCATTGGCCATGTGACGGGGCCACAGGGCAATGTGCTGTCGGATGCGCGCCAGTCCGGCACCGCCGAGGCGCTGGCCGCACGGGGCCTGACGCTGGCACCGGATGCGGTCTATCCGGGGGATTTCAGTCTGGATTCGGGCCAGCGCGCGGCGGCGCAATGGCTAGCGCAGCCTGTCGAGCAGCGGCCGACAGCGGTGTTTCTGGCCTCGGATGAAATGGCCTGCGGGTTTATCGGCGAAGTGCAGCGCCACGGCCTGCATGTGCCGCAGGATGTTTCGGTGATCGGCTTTGATGATATCGAGTTGATCGCCCATATCTCACCGCCGCTGACCACGATCCGCCAGCCGCGCGCCGCGATTGGGCGCCTTGCGGCAGAGCGGCTGCTGGCGCAGCTGAATGGCCAGGTGGAGCCGGACGACACGATCCTGCCGGTGGAGTTGGTGCTGCGGGCCAGCACCGCCGCGCTACTGCTGTGA